Part of the Syntrophorhabdus sp. genome is shown below.
CGAGGCTCCGGATGGCACGTAGAACAAGGCTTAAGAACCCGTCGAATGTTTCTGCGTCCCTCGATCGGTGTAAGGCGGATGTGAAGCGATTAGACCGGTCCCGTGCTCACCGGACCGGAAACTGTCCTTCGAGATCTTCGGGGTTTCGATAGGTGATCAGACGATGATCACGGAATTGAAACCCCCGAACTCGTTCATCTCCTTATGACTGGAGGAGGGGTCTTCCATCCAGCTGCCGTCGACGATGAACCGATACTGGTAGACGCCCGGGGAAAGGGTGATGCTCGTTTTCCAGACCCCCTTCGCGTCCTTCTTCAGAGGGCGAACCGACGGGTCCCAGGAGTTGAAAGAACCTGCGATACAAACGTGGCCTGCCCCCGCGTCGCTGAATTTAAATGTTACACGTTTTTTCGCCTGCTTCTCTGCCATTGCACCCTCCTTAAACTTTACCCATCATAATAGCACAATCCCCTCGTTTTTTCATCCCGGCCTTGAGGGACCAAAAGGGGGAACCGCGCGCGAGTCCGCGTCGGTTCCCCCCTCGTGAGGTTCGTTCTGAAGTTTTCAGCTCATCGATGCCACCGCCCTCGCTATCCTCTCGACGCCCTTTTCGATGACGTCCATGGATGTGGCGAAGGAAAGCCTCAGGTACCCTTCCTTGCCGAACTCCACGCCGGGGACCACGGCGGTGTGGAAGTCGTCGAGGAGGATCTCCGTCAGGGCCGTTGAGGAATCGACGATGCGGTCCTTATACTTCTTGCCCACGACGACATTGAGGTTGGGGAACACGTAGAAGGCGCCCCTGGGGTCATAGCAGGTCACGCCTTCTATGCTCCTTAAGCTCTTAACGAGAAAGTCTTTTCTCTTCTTGAACTCGGCGACCATGGTGCCGATGAAGTCCTGCTTGCCGGAAAGGGCCGCGAGGGCCGCCATCTGCGACACAGAGGTCGGGTTGGACGTGCTCTGGCTCTGGATGTTCCCCATGGCCTTTATGATGGGGGCAGGGCCCGCGCTGTAGCCGATCCTCCAGCCTGTCATCGCGTAGGTCTTGGAAACGCCGTGGCATATGATCGTCCGCTCCTTGAACGCCGGGTCCATGGAGGCGATGCTGACGTGTTTGTAGTCGTAGACGAGTTTTTCATATATCTCGTCGGAGATGAGGTAGAAACCTTTCTCCACCG
Proteins encoded:
- a CDS encoding pyridoxal phosphate-dependent aminotransferase; translation: MLSARAASLKPSPTLAISAKEKALKAQGIDIAGFGAGEPDFDTPAHIKEAGIKAINDNFTRYTPVTGIDPLKDAIIDKFSRDNGLTYKREEIIVSCGGKHGLYNLFQALFQEGDEVIVPAPFWVSYPPMIELAGAKPVILETREEDDYQITPDLLKKYLTPRTKAIILNYPSNPVGSVFYHENLEAIGKLAVEKGFYLISDEIYEKLVYDYKHVSIASMDPAFKERTIICHGVSKTYAMTGWRIGYSAGPAPIIKAMGNIQSQSTSNPTSVSQMAALAALSGKQDFIGTMVAEFKKRKDFLVKSLRSIEGVTCYDPRGAFYVFPNLNVVVGKKYKDRIVDSSTALTEILLDDFHTAVVPGVEFGKEGYLRLSFATSMDVIEKGVERIARAVASMS